Proteins encoded by one window of Macaca mulatta isolate MMU2019108-1 chromosome 10, T2T-MMU8v2.0, whole genome shotgun sequence:
- the LOC114670401 gene encoding uncharacterized protein LOC114670401, producing the protein MDNLSLVCLPPSEDDDWGDDDDGDDDVQILPSPVLARPEDGLFLRCSPQCKDEDDDDDDGDVDCDDDDDDDDVQIRAWKGNDLMLESISDEETHPEIGFHHFGQAGLKLLTSRGPPNSVSETAGSTGVSHSTWPHCIF; encoded by the exons ATGGACAACCTGAGTTTAGTATGCCTACCACCAAGTGAAGATGATGACtggggtgatgatgatgatggtgatgatgatgtccAG ATTTTACCATCACCTGTCCTGG CTCGTCCTGAGGATGGCCTGTTTTTAAGATGCTCACCACAATGcaaagatgaagatgatgatgatgatgatggtgatgttgattgtgatgatgatgatgatgatgatgatgtccaG ATAAGAGCTTGGAAAGGAAACG actTGATGCTGGAGAGCATTAGTGACGAGGAGACTCATCCAG agataggatttcaccattttggccaagctggtctgaaactcctgacctcaagaggtCCACCCAACTCGGTCTCTGAAACTGCTGGAAGtactggtgtgagccacagcacatGGCCTCATTGCATCTTCTAG